One Euphorbia lathyris chromosome 1, ddEupLath1.1, whole genome shotgun sequence DNA segment encodes these proteins:
- the LOC136215715 gene encoding putative F-box/FBD/LRR-repeat protein At1g66290 has translation MAETGGASMVGIEGTCDSENRIQRLKSSKEEDHISALPDFLIHHILSLLPATDLVKTMILSKRWKYQWTHVPVLNFVSNNFNSLYYFSKFINKTLNLHDCSSSIDKFVVKTKFYSEVTKLDSWICFAVNKEVKELTVVLNGFARRSLPEFLFNNSSLVKLELSYCDVVPIGKVNWGSLNVLSLHECSVKNVGGIENVLSGTPMLEYLRLYCCDLLDAAVLASKSVKTLLLDSVQFSNIEISCPDVERLRISGRMGFTSLKLMDLRSSVYVTLEFFFDTFKYESEEGCINLVRQTILQVQHVEKLEIGGCLMNIISTYYGDSGYCIGLPDSVIHLILGFSTDLYYRRPCKWTDVSTLNFVPNEKLVIDSKDIPLYELGSRLSLWIRFAAKKDVKELVLDCDGFKVESRLRYPLWDFFFNNSSLVKMKICGCVFMPNEKVNWESLKRLQIDHCKMGNQAIEHVLSGSPLLECLELHYCDFQEALVVASERLKTIVLREFGKNCPIAEISCPNLESLKIWGNLGSTCLKLTNLPSSVHATLDSYVLELDDISPDDSANLVEEIRKQILHVKELEIQLKRLRS, from the exons ATGGCGGAAACTGGCGGAGCTTCCATGGTGGGAATCGAAGGAACCTGCGATTCAGAAAATAGAATTCAAAGGCTCAAATCCAGCAAGGAAGAAGACCACATCAGTGCCCTACCGGATTTCCTGATTCACCACATCCTCTCCCTCCTGCCGGCAACCGATTTAGTGAAGACTATGATTTTGTCCAAAAGGTGGAAGTATCAATGGACTCATGTACCAGTTCTCAATTTCGTTTcgaataattttaattctctCTACTATTTTTCCAAATTCATCAACAAAACCCTAAATCTCCATGATTGCTCCTCCAGTATCGACAAATTCGTCGTCAAAACGAAATTTTACTCTGAGGTTACTAAATTGGATTCGTGGATATGTTTTGCTGTGAATAAAGAGGTAAAGGAACTCACTGTGGTTCTCAATGGCTTTGCCCGGCGTTCCTTGCCGGAATTTCTTTTCAACAATTCTTCATTGGTTAAATTAGAGTTATCTTATTGTGACGTTGTGCCGATTGGGAAAGTAAATTGGGGATCTCTCAATGTTTTGAGTTTACATGAATGTTCAGTGAAAAATGTAGGAGGGATTGAGAATGTGTTATCTGGTACTCCTATGCTTGAATACTTGAGATTATACTGCTGTGATTTGCTTGATGCTGCTGTTCTTGCCTCTAAAAGTGTGAAAACTCTTCTTTTGGATTCAGTTCAATTTAGTAACATTGAAATTTCCTGTCCCGATGTTGAGAGATTGAGAATTTCAGGTCGAATGGGGTTTACATCTCTTAAATTAATGGATTTGCGGTCTTCAGTTTATGTTACTTTAGAATTTTTCTTCGACACATTCAAATATGAATCCGAAGAAGGCTGCATAAATTTGGTTCGTCAGACTATTCTGCAGGTTCAGCATGTTGAGAAGCTAGAAATTGGGGGTTGCTTGATGAAT ATTATATCAACCTACTATGGAGATTCTGGATATTGCATAGGCTTGCCAGATTCTGTGATTCACCTGATCCTCGGCTTTAGTACTGACCTTTACTATAGGCGGCCGTGTAAATGGACCGACGTCTCGACCTTAAACTTCGTTCCTAATG AGAAATTGGTTATCGACTCCAAAGATATCCCTTTGTACGAGCTAGGTTCTAGATTGTCGTTGTGGATTCGTTTCGCTGCCAAAAAAGATGTAAAGGAGCTCGTTTTGGACTGTGATGGTTTTAAGGTGGAATCACGACTCAGGTACCCATTATGGGATTTTTTCTTCAACAATTCTTCATTGGTTAAGATGAAGATATGTGGTTGTGTGTTTATGCCGAATGAGAAAGTAAATTGGGAATCTCTTAAGAGGTTGCAAATAGATCATTGTAAGATGGGTAATCAAGCGATTGAGCATGTTTTGTCTGGTAGTCCGTTGCTCGAATGCTTAGAATTACATTATTGTGACTTTCAAGAGGCGCTTGTTGTTGCTTCTGAGCGTTTGAAAACAATTGTTCTAAGGGAATTTGGCAAGAACTGTCCTATCGCAGAAATTTCATGTCCGAATCTTGAGAGCTTGAAAATATGGGGAAACTTGGGTTCTACATGTCTTAAATTGACGAACTTGccttcttcagttcatgcaACTTTGGATTCGTACGTGTTGGAATTAGATGATATCAGTCCTGATGACTCTGCAAATTTAGTTGAGGAGATCAGGAAGCAGATTCTCCATGTCAAGGAGCTAGAAATCCAGTTGAAGAGGCTGAGGAGCTAG
- the LOC136215731 gene encoding dirigent protein-like — MMISSKKTLVFFFFFFLFFSISLAFSSTKQSLKKKQHQPCKELVVYYHDILYNGHNSDNATSTLIGAPDGANLTTLSRPFRFGDMAVFDDPITLDNNLHSSPIGRAQGSYIYNGKNTLRAWMGFSIVFNSTQYQGIVTFVGADLILMESRDMPFVGGTGDFFMHRGVATLMTDRDEGEAYYRLKINIKFY; from the coding sequence ATGATGATTTCAAGCAAGAAAACActtgttttcttcttctttttcttcttattcttctccaTTTCTCTTGCATTCTCTTCAACCAAACAAAGCTTAAAGAAAAAGCAACACCAACCTTGCAAAGAACTTGTTGTATATTACCATGATATACTTTACAATGGCCACAATTCAGATAATGCCACTTCTACCCTTATCGGAGCACCAGACGGTGCTAATTTAACAACATTATCACGCCCATTTCGTTTTGGTGATATGGCAGTATTTGACGATCCAATAACTTTAGACAACAATCTTCATTCCTCCCCGATTGGTAGGGCACAGGGTTCGTATATTTATAACGGAAAAAATACGTTAAGAGCTTGGATGGGATTCTCAATTGTGTTTAACAGCACACAATACCAAGGCATTGTAACTTTTGTCGGAGCTGATTTGATTTTGATGGAATCAAGGGATATGCCATTCGTTGGAGGTACTGGAGATTTTTTCATGCACCGAGGAGTTGCTACTCTTATGACTGATCGTGATGAAGGTGAAGCGTATTATCGACTCAAAatcaatattaaattttattag
- the LOC136211065 gene encoding putative F-box/FBD/LRR-repeat protein At1g66290, whose amino-acid sequence MAETGGASMVGIEGTCDSENRIQRLKSSKEEDHISALPDFLIHHILSLLPATDLVKTMILSKRWKYQWTHVPVLNFVSNNFNSLYYFSKFINKTLNLHDCSSSIDKFVVKTKFYSEVTKLDSWICFAVNKEVKELTVVLNGFARRSLPEFLFNNSSLVKLELSYCDVVPIGKVNWGSLKVLSLHECSVKNVGGIENVLSGTPMLEYLRLYCCDLLDAAVLASKSVKTLLLDSVQFSNIEISCPNVERLRISGRMGFTSLKLMDLRSSVYVTLEFFFDTFKYESEEGCINLVRQTILQVQHVEKLEIGGCLMNIISTYSGDSGYCIGLPDSVIHLILGFSTDLYYRRPCKWTDVSTLNFVPNEKLVIDSKDIPLYELGPRLSLWIRFAAKKDVKELVLDCDGFKVESRLRYPLWDFFFSNSSLLKMKICGCVFMPNEKVNWGSLKRLQIDHCKMGNQAIEHVLSGSPLLECLELRYCDFQGALVVASEHLKTIVLREFGKNCPLVEISCPNLESLKIWGNLGSTCLKLATLPSSVHATLDLYVLESDDISPDDSANLVEEIRKQILHVEDLEIELKRLRR is encoded by the exons ATGGCGGAAACTGGCGGAGCTTCCATGGTGGGAATCGAAGGAACCTGCGATTCAGAAAATAGAATTCAAAGGCTCAAATCCAGCAAGGAAGAAGACCACATCAGTGCCCTACCGGATTTCCTGATTCACCACATCCTCTCCCTCCTGCCGGCAACCGATTTAGTGAAGACTATGATTTTGTCCAAAAGGTGGAAGTATCAATGGACTCATGTACCAGTTCTCAATTTCGTTTcgaataattttaattctctCTACTATTTTTCCAAATTCATCAACAAAACCCTAAATCTCCATGATTGCTCCTCCAGTATCGACAAATTCGTCGTCAAAACGAAATTTTACTCTGAGGTTACTAAATTGGATTCGTGGATATGTTTTGCTGTGAATAAAGAGGTAAAGGAACTCACTGTGGTTCTCAATGGCTTTGCCCGGCGTTCCTTGCCGGAATTTCTTTTCAACAATTCTTCATTGGTTAAATTAGAGTTATCTTATTGTGACGTTGTGCCGATTGGGAAAGTAAATTGGGGATCTCTCAAGGTTTTGAGTTTACATGAATGTTCAGTGAAAAATGTAGGAGGGATTGAGAATGTGTTATCTGGTACTCCTATGCTTGAATACTTGAGATTATACTGCTGTGATTTGCTTGATGCTGCTGTTCTTGCCTCTAAAAGTGTGAAAACTCTTCTTTTGGATTCAGTTCAATTTAGTAACATTGAAATTTCCTGTCCCAATGTTGAGAGATTGAGAATTTCAGGTCGAATGGGGTTTACATCTCTTAAATTAATGGATTTGCGGTCTTCAGTTTATGTTACTTTAGAATTTTTCTTCGACACATTCAAATATGAATCCGAAGAAGGCTGCATAAATTTGGTTCGTCAGACTATTCTGCAGGTTCAGCATGTTGAGAAGCTAGAAATTGGGGGTTGCTTGATGAAT ATTATATCAACCTACTCTGGAGATTCTGGATATTGCATAGGCTTGCCAGATTCTGTGATTCACCTGATCCTCGGCTTTAGTACTGACCTTTACTATAGGCGGCCGTGTAAATGGACCGACGTCTCGACCTTAAACTTCGTTCCTAATG AGAAATTGGTTATCGACTCCAAAGATATCCCTTTGTACGAGCTGGGTCCTAGATTGTCGTTGTGGATTCGTTTCGCTGCCAAAAAAGATGTAAAGGAGCTCGTTTTGGACTGTGATGGTTTTAAGGTGGAATCACGACTCAGGTACCCATTGTGGGATTTTTTCTTCAGCAATTCTTCATTGCTTAAGATGAAGATATGTGGTTGTGTGTTTATGCCGAATGAGAAAGTAAATTGGGGATCTCTTAAGAGGTTGCAAATTGATCATTGTAAGATGGGTAATCAAGCGATTGAGCATGTTTTGTCCGGTAGTCCTTTGCTTGAATGCTTGGAATTACGTTACTGTGACTTTCAAGGGGCGCTTGTTGTTGCTTCTGAGCATTTGAAAACAATTGTTCTAAGGGAATTTGGCAAGAACTGTCCTCTCGTGGAAATTTCATGTCCGAATCTTGAGAGCTTGAAAATATGGGGAAACTTGGGTTCTACATGTCTTAAATTGGCGACCTTGccttcttcagttcatgcaACTTTGGATTTATACGTCTTGGAATCAGATGATATCAGTCCTGATGACTCTGCAAATTTAGTTGAGGAGATCCGGAAGCAGATTCTCCATGTCGAGGATCTAGAAATCGAGTTGAAGAGGTTGAGGCGCTAG
- the LOC136215747 gene encoding uncharacterized protein — translation MAASLPPAKRRRKSHDGDTIDMPSNPAPVVVFAHGAGAPSSSDWMIRWKDMLKDALQAIEVVTFDYPYFSGGKKRAPPKAEKLVEFHKDIVKNTVSKYPGHPLILAGKSMGSRVSCMVAAEDEIETLAVICLGYPLKGTNGAVRDETLLKLEVPVLFVQGSKDGLCPLEKFKDVCKKMKSQNEIHVIDGGDHSFKIGKKHLQTNGSTQEETEEIAVQAIASFVSRYLGRK, via the exons ATGGCCGCTTCTTTACCTCCGGCGAAACGAAGAAGGAAGAGTCACGACGGAGATACCATCGACATGCCATCAAATCCGGCGCCCGTGGTCGTATTTGCTCATGGCGCCGGTGCTCCTTCTTCTTCCGATTGGATGATCAG ATGGAAGGATATGTTGAAAGATGCTTTACAAGCTATTGAAGTGGTGACATTTGATTATCCCT ATTTTTCTGGTGGGAAAAAGAGGGCTCCTCCGAAAGCTGAGAAATTGGTGGAGTTTCACAAAGATATTGTGAAGAATACTGTTTCTAAGTACCCTGGGCATCCTCTGATTTTGGCTGGAAAATCCATGGGCTCTAG AGTGAGCTGCATGGTTGCTGCTGAGGATGAAATTGAAACATTAGCAGTAATTTGCTTGGGCTACCCACTTAAG GGCACTAATGGAGCTGTGAGGGATGAGACTCTGCTGAAACTTGAAGTTCCAGTATTGTTCGTACAG GGAAGCAAAGATGGACTATGCCCACTTGAAAAGTTTAAAGATGTTTGCAAGAAGATGAAATCACAGAATGAAATACATGTGATTGATGGAGGTGACCATTCTTTCAAGATTGGGAAGAAACATCTTCAAACTAATGGATCAACCCAAGAAGAAACTGAAGAAATTGCAGTTCAGGCTATTGCATCATTTGTTTCCCGGTATCTTGGAAGAAAATGA